A single window of Flavobacterium sp. 140616W15 DNA harbors:
- a CDS encoding cytochrome-c peroxidase, translating to MRIKYFLWVMIPLLYSCSDQDDEYINVPLDFKVPSNFPALTYDITANPPTVKGFELGKKLFYDGRLASDGIVSCGFCHIQENAFTHHGHTVSHGVGDALGIRNAPPIQNLAYQATFMYDGVTNHLDLQPIIPLTSEIEMNGNLNAILEMMRGDKTYRTLFGQAFTDGAITTENMLKALSQFMVMVTSSNSRFDKFRRNETGGTLTADELAGYALFNSKCASCHATDLMTDDSFRNNGLAVNPKVNDVGRYKVTEQASDYYKFKVQSLRNVEVSAPYMHDGRFGTLEAVLDHYASGIEASPTLDPILRQNGMLGIQLSEMDKKQLIAFLKTLTDRQFLTDRRFSEF from the coding sequence ATGAGAATAAAATATTTTCTTTGGGTCATGATTCCGTTGTTATATAGTTGTAGTGATCAGGATGATGAATATATAAATGTGCCTTTAGACTTTAAAGTGCCTTCTAATTTCCCAGCTTTAACTTATGATATAACTGCAAATCCACCAACTGTAAAAGGATTTGAACTTGGTAAAAAACTTTTTTATGATGGGCGATTGGCTTCTGATGGAATTGTTTCCTGTGGTTTTTGTCATATACAGGAAAACGCATTTACACATCATGGGCACACAGTGAGTCACGGTGTAGGGGATGCCCTAGGAATTCGAAATGCACCACCGATACAAAATCTGGCTTATCAAGCAACGTTTATGTACGATGGTGTAACGAATCATTTAGACTTGCAGCCTATAATTCCATTAACGAGTGAAATCGAAATGAATGGTAATTTAAATGCTATTCTAGAAATGATGCGAGGTGATAAAACCTATCGGACTTTGTTTGGACAAGCTTTTACTGATGGTGCAATTACTACTGAGAATATGTTAAAAGCACTTTCGCAATTTATGGTAATGGTAACCTCTTCTAATTCGCGCTTTGATAAATTCCGTCGTAATGAAACAGGAGGAACGCTTACAGCCGATGAATTGGCAGGATATGCATTGTTTAATTCTAAATGTGCTTCATGTCATGCAACTGATTTAATGACCGATGATTCGTTTCGAAACAATGGTTTGGCAGTAAACCCTAAAGTAAACGATGTGGGACGTTATAAGGTTACTGAACAGGCTAGTGATTATTATAAGTTTAAAGTACAGAGTTTAAGAAATGTAGAAGTTTCTGCTCCTTATATGCATGATGGGCGATTTGGAACACTAGAAGCCGTTTTGGATCATTATGCTAGCGGAATTGAGGCTTCGCCAACTTTAGACCCGATCCTGAGGCAGAATGGAATGCTGGGTATCCAACTTTCGGAAATGGATAAAAAACAGCTAATCGCTTTCTTAAAAACATTAACCGATCGTCAATTTCTAACAGATAGACGATTCTCGGAGTTTTAA
- a CDS encoding MbnP family protein yields MKKILYKAVAILAITVAVSACSSDNNEEVSGTGKIGLKFDNSFGSNDLILETQGNKTSNNEVLKITNVKYIVSNVVLTKSDGTLFTYPKAKSYFIADEASDAGYKFILTDIPAGDYVKVKFGIGVDKEQWQLGASGQGDFLAQAQAAGMLWNWTAGYKFLAFEGNFTSETVTAPLPFMIHTGQTGTDYNYTEVTLDFPTKALVRTNIQPDVHIITDLSKILDGPNKIKLSDYNKGGMGAMIMGGAALPLITVNVATMFRVDHVHND; encoded by the coding sequence ATGAAAAAAATATTATATAAAGCAGTAGCTATTTTAGCTATAACTGTTGCTGTATCAGCATGTTCAAGTGATAATAACGAAGAAGTTTCTGGAACGGGTAAAATCGGATTAAAATTTGACAACTCATTTGGGTCCAATGATTTAATTTTGGAAACACAAGGGAATAAAACTTCTAATAATGAGGTATTAAAAATCACCAACGTTAAATACATCGTAAGTAATGTTGTTTTAACTAAAAGTGACGGAACGTTGTTTACATACCCAAAGGCAAAAAGTTACTTTATTGCTGACGAAGCTAGTGATGCTGGTTACAAATTTATATTAACAGATATTCCTGCTGGAGATTACGTAAAAGTAAAATTTGGAATAGGAGTAGATAAAGAACAATGGCAATTAGGTGCTTCTGGGCAAGGCGATTTTCTTGCGCAAGCTCAGGCGGCAGGAATGTTATGGAACTGGACTGCCGGATATAAATTTCTTGCTTTCGAGGGTAATTTTACTTCAGAAACAGTGACAGCTCCGCTTCCTTTTATGATTCATACAGGACAAACAGGAACCGATTATAATTATACAGAAGTAACATTAGATTTCCCAACTAAAGCTTTGGTGAGAACCAATATTCAGCCAGATGTACATATTATAACCGATTTATCTAAAATTCTTGACGGACCAAATAAAATCAAACTTTCAGATTACAATAAGGGCGGAATGGGCGCTATGATTATGGGTGGAGCAGCTTTGCCTTTAATTACTGTCAATGTAGCAACAATGTTTAGAGTAGATCACGTACACAACGATTAA